From a single Pyxicephalus adspersus chromosome 11, UCB_Pads_2.0, whole genome shotgun sequence genomic region:
- the USF2 gene encoding upstream stimulatory factor 2 isoform X5, translated as MTRVFVPVIRSAGPPASSSSSPGRPGPRPPQSSLTHPGRGASLPEPRHMDMLDQSLDSATASHDKGQDTDEVVELHDGDETSADEHTAVAIATVQQAAFADHNIQYQFRTENNGGQAVIQNPFSNGGSPSTDAVSGETRFAYFPASSVGDTTAVSVQTADPALAQAGGQFYVMMTPQDVIPAGTQRTIAPRTHPYSPKMDGNRTPRDERRRAQHNEVERRRRDKINNWIVQLSKIIPDCNTESSKTGASKGGILSKACDYIRELRQTNQRMQETYKEVERLQMDNELLRQQIEEQKNENTLLRAQLQQHGIEIVEETQRS; from the exons ATGACCCGTGTGTTTGTCCCCGTGATCAGATCCGCCGGGCctcccgcctcctcctcctcctccccggGCCGCCCCGGGCCCCGGCCCCCCCAAAGCAGCCTGACCCACCCCGGCCGGGGGGCCTCCCTGCCCGAACCCCGACACATGGACATGCTGGACCAGAGCCTCGACTCCGCCACCGCCAG TCATGATAAAGGACAGGACACAGATGAAGTGGTAGAGTTACATGACG gagATGAGACGAGCGCTGACGAGCATACTGCGGTGGCCATTGCTACTGTCCAGCAAGCAGCCTTCGCAGACCACAACATTCAGTATCAGTTCCGCACAGAGAACAATGGCGGTCAG GCTGTCATCCAGAACCCTTTCAGTAATGGCGGAAGTCCTTCAACAGATGCCGTCAGCGGGGAGACACGATTTGCGTACTTTCCAGCGTCTTCAGTTGGGGACACCACAGCAGTATCTGTGCAGACAGCTGACCCTGCACTGGCTCAAGCTGGAG GGCAGTTTTACGTCATGATGACCCCTCAAGATGTGATTCCCGCTGGAACACAGAGGACTATAGCTCCACGCACTCATCCCTACTCTCC gaaaatgGATGGAAACAGAACTCCACGTGACGAGAGGCGCAGAGCTCAACACAATGAAG TGGAGAGAAGGCGAAGAGATAAGATTAACAATTGGATTGTCCAGCTGTCCAAAATCATTCCAGATTGCAACACAGAAAGCAGCAAAACAGGAGCA AGCAAAGGCGGGATTCTCTCCAAGGCTTGTGACTACATCCGCGAGCTGCGTCAGACTAACCAGCGTATGCAGGAAACGTATAAAGAAGTGGAGAGGCTGCAGATGGACAATGAGCTGTTACGTCAGCAG attGAAGAACAGAAGAATGAAAACACATTGTTGAGAGCACAGCTGCAGCAGCACGGCATTGAGATCGTGGAAGAGACTCAGAGGTCGTAG
- the USF2 gene encoding upstream stimulatory factor 2 isoform X4 encodes MTRVFVPVIRSAGPPASSSSSPGRPGPRPPQSSLTHPGRGASLPEPRHMDMLDQSLDSATASHDKGQDTDEVVELHDGDETSADEHTAVAIATVQQAAFADHNIQYQFRTENNGGQAVIQNPFSNGGSPSTDAVSGETRFAYFPASSVGDTTAVSVQTADPALAQAGGQFYVMMTPQDVIPAGTQRTIAPRTHPYSPKMDGNRTPRDERRRAQHNEVERRRRDKINNWIVQLSKIIPDCNTESSKTGAQSKGGILSKACDYIRELRQTNQRMQETYKEVERLQMDNELLRQQIEEQKNENTLLRAQLQQHGIEIVEETQRS; translated from the exons ATGACCCGTGTGTTTGTCCCCGTGATCAGATCCGCCGGGCctcccgcctcctcctcctcctccccggGCCGCCCCGGGCCCCGGCCCCCCCAAAGCAGCCTGACCCACCCCGGCCGGGGGGCCTCCCTGCCCGAACCCCGACACATGGACATGCTGGACCAGAGCCTCGACTCCGCCACCGCCAG TCATGATAAAGGACAGGACACAGATGAAGTGGTAGAGTTACATGACG gagATGAGACGAGCGCTGACGAGCATACTGCGGTGGCCATTGCTACTGTCCAGCAAGCAGCCTTCGCAGACCACAACATTCAGTATCAGTTCCGCACAGAGAACAATGGCGGTCAG GCTGTCATCCAGAACCCTTTCAGTAATGGCGGAAGTCCTTCAACAGATGCCGTCAGCGGGGAGACACGATTTGCGTACTTTCCAGCGTCTTCAGTTGGGGACACCACAGCAGTATCTGTGCAGACAGCTGACCCTGCACTGGCTCAAGCTGGAG GGCAGTTTTACGTCATGATGACCCCTCAAGATGTGATTCCCGCTGGAACACAGAGGACTATAGCTCCACGCACTCATCCCTACTCTCC gaaaatgGATGGAAACAGAACTCCACGTGACGAGAGGCGCAGAGCTCAACACAATGAAG TGGAGAGAAGGCGAAGAGATAAGATTAACAATTGGATTGTCCAGCTGTCCAAAATCATTCCAGATTGCAACACAGAAAGCAGCAAAACAGGAGCA CAGAGCAAAGGCGGGATTCTCTCCAAGGCTTGTGACTACATCCGCGAGCTGCGTCAGACTAACCAGCGTATGCAGGAAACGTATAAAGAAGTGGAGAGGCTGCAGATGGACAATGAGCTGTTACGTCAGCAG attGAAGAACAGAAGAATGAAAACACATTGTTGAGAGCACAGCTGCAGCAGCACGGCATTGAGATCGTGGAAGAGACTCAGAGGTCGTAG
- the USF2 gene encoding upstream stimulatory factor 2 isoform X3, translating into MTRVFVPVIRSAGPPASSSSSPGRPGPRPPQSSLTHPGRGASLPEPRHMDMLDQSLDSATASHDKGQDTDEVVELHDGDETSADEHTAVAIATVQQAAFADHNIQYQFRTENNGGQVTYRVVQVTDGQLDGQGDASGAVSVVSTAAFAGNPQAVAQAVIQNPFSNGGSPSTDAVSGETRFAYFPASSVGDTTAVSVQTADPALAQAGGQFYVMMTPQDVIPAGTQRTIAPRTHPYSPTPRDERRRAQHNEVERRRRDKINNWIVQLSKIIPDCNTESSKTGAQSKGGILSKACDYIRELRQTNQRMQETYKEVERLQMDNELLRQQIEEQKNENTLLRAQLQQHGIEIVEETQRS; encoded by the exons ATGACCCGTGTGTTTGTCCCCGTGATCAGATCCGCCGGGCctcccgcctcctcctcctcctccccggGCCGCCCCGGGCCCCGGCCCCCCCAAAGCAGCCTGACCCACCCCGGCCGGGGGGCCTCCCTGCCCGAACCCCGACACATGGACATGCTGGACCAGAGCCTCGACTCCGCCACCGCCAG TCATGATAAAGGACAGGACACAGATGAAGTGGTAGAGTTACATGACG gagATGAGACGAGCGCTGACGAGCATACTGCGGTGGCCATTGCTACTGTCCAGCAAGCAGCCTTCGCAGACCACAACATTCAGTATCAGTTCCGCACAGAGAACAATGGCGGTCAG GTAACATACAGAGTAGTCCAGGTGACAGATGGTCAGCTGGACGGTCAGGGCGATGCGTCAGGAGCAGTCAGTGTGGTTTCTACCGCAGCCTTTGCTGGCAACCCACAAGCTGTAGCACAG GCTGTCATCCAGAACCCTTTCAGTAATGGCGGAAGTCCTTCAACAGATGCCGTCAGCGGGGAGACACGATTTGCGTACTTTCCAGCGTCTTCAGTTGGGGACACCACAGCAGTATCTGTGCAGACAGCTGACCCTGCACTGGCTCAAGCTGGAG GGCAGTTTTACGTCATGATGACCCCTCAAGATGTGATTCCCGCTGGAACACAGAGGACTATAGCTCCACGCACTCATCCCTACTCTCC AACTCCACGTGACGAGAGGCGCAGAGCTCAACACAATGAAG TGGAGAGAAGGCGAAGAGATAAGATTAACAATTGGATTGTCCAGCTGTCCAAAATCATTCCAGATTGCAACACAGAAAGCAGCAAAACAGGAGCA CAGAGCAAAGGCGGGATTCTCTCCAAGGCTTGTGACTACATCCGCGAGCTGCGTCAGACTAACCAGCGTATGCAGGAAACGTATAAAGAAGTGGAGAGGCTGCAGATGGACAATGAGCTGTTACGTCAGCAG attGAAGAACAGAAGAATGAAAACACATTGTTGAGAGCACAGCTGCAGCAGCACGGCATTGAGATCGTGGAAGAGACTCAGAGGTCGTAG
- the USF2 gene encoding upstream stimulatory factor 2 isoform X1 yields MTRVFVPVIRSAGPPASSSSSPGRPGPRPPQSSLTHPGRGASLPEPRHMDMLDQSLDSATASHDKGQDTDEVVELHDGDETSADEHTAVAIATVQQAAFADHNIQYQFRTENNGGQVTYRVVQVTDGQLDGQGDASGAVSVVSTAAFAGNPQAVAQAVIQNPFSNGGSPSTDAVSGETRFAYFPASSVGDTTAVSVQTADPALAQAGGQFYVMMTPQDVIPAGTQRTIAPRTHPYSPKMDGNRTPRDERRRAQHNEVERRRRDKINNWIVQLSKIIPDCNTESSKTGAQSKGGILSKACDYIRELRQTNQRMQETYKEVERLQMDNELLRQQIEEQKNENTLLRAQLQQHGIEIVEETQRS; encoded by the exons ATGACCCGTGTGTTTGTCCCCGTGATCAGATCCGCCGGGCctcccgcctcctcctcctcctccccggGCCGCCCCGGGCCCCGGCCCCCCCAAAGCAGCCTGACCCACCCCGGCCGGGGGGCCTCCCTGCCCGAACCCCGACACATGGACATGCTGGACCAGAGCCTCGACTCCGCCACCGCCAG TCATGATAAAGGACAGGACACAGATGAAGTGGTAGAGTTACATGACG gagATGAGACGAGCGCTGACGAGCATACTGCGGTGGCCATTGCTACTGTCCAGCAAGCAGCCTTCGCAGACCACAACATTCAGTATCAGTTCCGCACAGAGAACAATGGCGGTCAG GTAACATACAGAGTAGTCCAGGTGACAGATGGTCAGCTGGACGGTCAGGGCGATGCGTCAGGAGCAGTCAGTGTGGTTTCTACCGCAGCCTTTGCTGGCAACCCACAAGCTGTAGCACAG GCTGTCATCCAGAACCCTTTCAGTAATGGCGGAAGTCCTTCAACAGATGCCGTCAGCGGGGAGACACGATTTGCGTACTTTCCAGCGTCTTCAGTTGGGGACACCACAGCAGTATCTGTGCAGACAGCTGACCCTGCACTGGCTCAAGCTGGAG GGCAGTTTTACGTCATGATGACCCCTCAAGATGTGATTCCCGCTGGAACACAGAGGACTATAGCTCCACGCACTCATCCCTACTCTCC gaaaatgGATGGAAACAGAACTCCACGTGACGAGAGGCGCAGAGCTCAACACAATGAAG TGGAGAGAAGGCGAAGAGATAAGATTAACAATTGGATTGTCCAGCTGTCCAAAATCATTCCAGATTGCAACACAGAAAGCAGCAAAACAGGAGCA CAGAGCAAAGGCGGGATTCTCTCCAAGGCTTGTGACTACATCCGCGAGCTGCGTCAGACTAACCAGCGTATGCAGGAAACGTATAAAGAAGTGGAGAGGCTGCAGATGGACAATGAGCTGTTACGTCAGCAG attGAAGAACAGAAGAATGAAAACACATTGTTGAGAGCACAGCTGCAGCAGCACGGCATTGAGATCGTGGAAGAGACTCAGAGGTCGTAG
- the USF2 gene encoding upstream stimulatory factor 2 isoform X2: MTRVFVPVIRSAGPPASSSSSPGRPGPRPPQSSLTHPGRGASLPEPRHMDMLDQSLDSATASHDKGQDTDEVVELHDGDETSADEHTAVAIATVQQAAFADHNIQYQFRTENNGGQVTYRVVQVTDGQLDGQGDASGAVSVVSTAAFAGNPQAVAQAVIQNPFSNGGSPSTDAVSGETRFAYFPASSVGDTTAVSVQTADPALAQAGGQFYVMMTPQDVIPAGTQRTIAPRTHPYSPKMDGNRTPRDERRRAQHNEVERRRRDKINNWIVQLSKIIPDCNTESSKTGASKGGILSKACDYIRELRQTNQRMQETYKEVERLQMDNELLRQQIEEQKNENTLLRAQLQQHGIEIVEETQRS, translated from the exons ATGACCCGTGTGTTTGTCCCCGTGATCAGATCCGCCGGGCctcccgcctcctcctcctcctccccggGCCGCCCCGGGCCCCGGCCCCCCCAAAGCAGCCTGACCCACCCCGGCCGGGGGGCCTCCCTGCCCGAACCCCGACACATGGACATGCTGGACCAGAGCCTCGACTCCGCCACCGCCAG TCATGATAAAGGACAGGACACAGATGAAGTGGTAGAGTTACATGACG gagATGAGACGAGCGCTGACGAGCATACTGCGGTGGCCATTGCTACTGTCCAGCAAGCAGCCTTCGCAGACCACAACATTCAGTATCAGTTCCGCACAGAGAACAATGGCGGTCAG GTAACATACAGAGTAGTCCAGGTGACAGATGGTCAGCTGGACGGTCAGGGCGATGCGTCAGGAGCAGTCAGTGTGGTTTCTACCGCAGCCTTTGCTGGCAACCCACAAGCTGTAGCACAG GCTGTCATCCAGAACCCTTTCAGTAATGGCGGAAGTCCTTCAACAGATGCCGTCAGCGGGGAGACACGATTTGCGTACTTTCCAGCGTCTTCAGTTGGGGACACCACAGCAGTATCTGTGCAGACAGCTGACCCTGCACTGGCTCAAGCTGGAG GGCAGTTTTACGTCATGATGACCCCTCAAGATGTGATTCCCGCTGGAACACAGAGGACTATAGCTCCACGCACTCATCCCTACTCTCC gaaaatgGATGGAAACAGAACTCCACGTGACGAGAGGCGCAGAGCTCAACACAATGAAG TGGAGAGAAGGCGAAGAGATAAGATTAACAATTGGATTGTCCAGCTGTCCAAAATCATTCCAGATTGCAACACAGAAAGCAGCAAAACAGGAGCA AGCAAAGGCGGGATTCTCTCCAAGGCTTGTGACTACATCCGCGAGCTGCGTCAGACTAACCAGCGTATGCAGGAAACGTATAAAGAAGTGGAGAGGCTGCAGATGGACAATGAGCTGTTACGTCAGCAG attGAAGAACAGAAGAATGAAAACACATTGTTGAGAGCACAGCTGCAGCAGCACGGCATTGAGATCGTGGAAGAGACTCAGAGGTCGTAG